The window TGCCCCAATCCGTTCAACGGGTTGTTCAGATCGATGGTGATGTCTGTTGGTTGCGTCCAAAAGACCGCTTCGTCTGCATCTGCTTCCAAGACGAGAATCGAGTTGGATAACCCATCCAAAAAGTCGCGAAATTTTGTCTCCTGCATTGGTCTCATGCCAATGTCTTCACCGACCACGGCCTGGTAGATCGTGTGGCCAGGCTGCACTTGCAGCCCGATTGATTCGTAGACGGCGGGAATTTGCTGGGCGACCTGGAGATTGTGTTCGCTGTCCCACGGTTCGTCCAAATGAAACTGCTGATAGAGCTCCATCTCGTCGAGAAACGGCAGCAACTTCACCCGCCAGCTCAGCAAAGGGTTGCCCTCATCATCGCCGATCGCCGAGAGTGGCAGCTGATTGTATGCGGCATGATGGTTGTGAATCGCCAACATGATTTGCTTGACGTTGTTGGACGACTGCATCCGGCGAGCGGCTTGGCGGCCCGCTTGAACAGCCGGCAACAAAAGCCCGACCAGGACTCCTGTCGAGGCGACACTCAATTCTGATTCCGTTTGAATGGTGACATCGCGTTCGATCCGCAATGGCTGAACAGACTGCAACACCATCGCGGAGATCCGAGCGGCATAAGACTGCACCGCCTCCCGCATCGCGGGCGACATGTCCGATTGCTCAAGATTTTGTTGGATCGAAGTCATCGCCAAAGTTTGAGCTTCGATCAACGAATCTTTCATAATTCCTTCGATCTGTTCAGCAGCGGACTCGTCGATACCCACGAGAGTCAAGTCCAATGAGACTGCTTCTCCCTTCAGATCCACATGCAAAAGAACCGCGTCGGTCAGTCCGGGGATTTGCCCGAGGGGTTGCAGACGGTGCGGCAGTTGAGTCGCGGCATTCATTGCAAAGCCGCTGACGATTGGACGAATCGTTTTCATTTCCACCACCGCCGAGATCCCGTCGCGTTTCGGCAGCGATGCCAATCGAATCGGCAAAGGACCACGCTCTGACTCATCAACCTTGGCCTGAGCAGCAGCGGTTTCGATCAGCCAATCCGGCGACCCGATGTACCAAATCTCGCCTTCTTCACCATCGCCAAATTTCGCGTTCGATTCCAGTCGGCTCAGCACCATCGGAACGGAGCCATTCACTCGCACAGCCGTGTGTTCACCGACCTTGATCGGACGCGGATCCAAATCCAACGCCTCCTTCAATACTTTTCCGTCGACCTTTCCTGCGAGCTGGACAACGGCGGAGAACAATGGTTGACCGGTTTCGAACGACAATCCAAACGTGGCCTGAACGTCTCGTATGTCGTCCGGATCGATTCCAATGGTTTCTTTTGCCTGCACACGAAGAATTTCGGTGGGATACAACCGGAACATATCGTTGTCCCACCAATGCGATGGCGACAAAGACACGAACCCAATCGAGTCATCGTGAACGTATCGCCCCCCAATGTCACTTGGCGCCTCCGATGGTGCCAACAAATCCTTCGCTCCGCCTAACGGAATCAGTTGATCCTGTGCAATGGCGTTGTGTCCGCCACTGATTGTCAGCAACACAATCATTGCCATTACGACCACAATCGAGCGTCGACGGCCCAAACCAAACTGTTTGAGCGTTCGGCAGCGGATTGCCCAATTCGATGGACAAGGCGTTCGAGTGGTGAACGAACGACTGGCAGATTGAGGAGTGTCCCACATCACAGCGAATCTCCGGATGAAAATCATGGTGGTTTCGAAGGCAGTTTCATAAAGGTTTCATCAGCTAGCCTATCGAATTCCAGCGACCACTGTGTGCCGTTCAACCGCCTAAAAGCGAAGTGTTTTTGGAGTTTCATCGAATTCCCTTTTTTGAACCACGTCCCAAATGAGGTGATTCGCGCGGCATCAATTACTGACGCTGAACCTATAAAAGTTGACTGCGATCTTTGCGGCGGCACCTCTTGGGCGGTTATAGTATCCCGCTGGCTTGTACAAAGTTCACGACAGGAAATTCAGATGTCGCAATCGGTGGTGTCCAACAACTCATCCGCTTCCACGGTGACCGAACCATCGCTGAGCGATGACGACGTCCAAGCAGTCGACCGACTCGGACGATTGACGCAGCAACTTCGAGACGAACTGGCTCGCGTGATCGTTGGCCAACGCGAAACGGTGGACCTGTTGTTGGTCTGCCTGTTCGCTCGACGGCACGCTTTGTTGATGGGAGTTCCTGGACTAGCCAAGACTCTGCTGGTCAGCAAGCTCGCCGAAACGATGTCTTTGAAATTCAATCGCATTCAGTTCACTCCGGACTTGATGCCCATGGACATCACGGGCACCGACATCCTGCAAGACAACGGCGACGGACGTCGTGAATTCCAGTTCGCTCATGGGCCAGTGTTTGCGAACATCGTGTTGGCCGATGAAATCAACCGGGCACCACCCAAGACCCAAGCCGCGATGCTGGAAGCAATGCAGGAACAACGCATCACCGTTGTTGGCAAAGGCTTTGACCTGCCCCCACCGTTCATGGTTTTGGCAACACAAAACCCAGTCGAACAAGAAGGTACGTACCCGTTGCCGGAAGCTCAACTGGATCGCTTCATGGCGTTGATCGAACTGGACTACCCATCCGAAGAAGAAGAAATCGCGATCGCTCGCACGACGACGGGTGGACGCTTGCCAGAGCTTCAACACTTGATGACGGCCGAGAACATCATCGCCAATCAGGACTTGGTGCGGCGGATCCCGGTGCCCGATCACATCTACACGGAAGCCGCCCAACTGGTCCGCAAAACTCGCCCGGCCGGCGGAACCGCTCCCTCATGGTTGCTGCCGTTGGTGTCCTGGGGTGCTGGTCCGCGAGCGGTCCAGGATTTGATCTTGGGTGCCAAGTCACGAGCCGCACTGGAAGGTTCCTACATGGTTCGCACCGAGGACGTTCGTGCGGTGGCTCAGCCCGTTCTGACACACCGACTGATCACCACCTTCGCCGCCCAAGCCGAAGGCATGACCGCCCGAGACATCGTCGCAAGATTGCTGGAGGAGGAAGGCTAGGTAGTAGCTGCTTGCTACTAGCTGTTAGCTGTTAGGAAAAACAAGGAGCGTCAGCGACGCGATGTCCCCTCTCCCCCGGCTTCCGGGGGAGAGGGCAAGGGTGAGGGGGACACGGATCAACAGGAATCCAAACCAATTCTCAAAGCCAACCAACCATGCCAATCCGCCAACCACCTCAACTCACCCAAAACACACGCGAACTCCGAACCAACCAAACCAAGCCCGAATCACTCGTCTGGACACTCCTCCGCAACCGCCGACTCAACGGACACAAGTTTCGACGCCAGTTCCCCATTCCACCTTTCATTGCCGACTTTGCCTGTGTCGAGAAACGTTTGATCGTTGAACTCGATGGCGACTACCACGAACAGCAAGAGCAACAAGACATGAGCCGAACTGCTCGATTGAACCGCGACGGATGGATCGTTTTGCGGTTTTGCAACGCGGATGTCTTGGAGAACACCGAGGCGGTTGGTGTGGCGATATTGCGGGCGATGGGAGAGGAATGGCGAGGTGGTGAATGATGGTTCTTGAAGATGCCCCCTCACCCTAGCCCTCTCCCCCGGAAGCCGGGGGAGAGGGAACGACGTGTCGCTTCGCTCCTTCGGGAAATAGCCACTAGCCACTAGCCACTAGCTCCTAGCTCCTAGCTCCTAGCTCCTAGCTCCTAGCTCCTCGCTCCTCGCTCCTCGCTCCTAGCTCCTAGCTCCTAGCTCCTAGCTCCTCGCTCCTCGCTCCTCGCTCCTCGCTCCTCGCTCCTCGCTCCTCGCTCCTCGCTCCTCGCTCCTCGCTCCTCGCAACTCGCAACTCGCAACTCGCAACTCGCAACTCGCAACTCGCAACTCGCAACTCGCAACTCGCAACTCGCAACTCACGTTTAGCACTTTGTCCGAACAACACACTCCTCGCGAATTTTTGGAACCGGCTGTCTTGGCAGGATTGTCGGGGCTGCCTTTGTTTGCGCGCAGGCCGATGCGAGGAAATGTTTCTGGTCGGCACACCAGTCCCATGCGGGGCGCGAGTGTGGAGTTCGCCGAGTACCGGAAATACGTCCCCGGCGATGACCTCAGGCGGTTGGATTGGCGAGCCCATGGCCGCAGCGATCGCTACTACGTCAAAGAATTTGAAGCGGACACCAACCTGCGATTGCAACTGGTTTTGGACACCAGCGGATCAATGGAATATGGCTCCGGCGAACTCAACAAATTGCAATACGCTCGTCGCATCGCTGCCGCCATCGGCTACTTGGCCGTGCAACAAGGTGACGCTGTGGGATTGTCGTGTGTCAGCAATGGCATCACCGGTCACCTGCCTCCACGCCGAAACCCGGCTCACCTCAAAACCATCTTTGATGCTCTGGAAGAAACACGCGGCCAGGGCGAAACCCATCTGGCCGATGTCTTGCATGAACTTGCCGAAACAACCCGCCAAGCCGCGATGGTGATTGTGATCTCCGACTTCTTCGTCGATCCCGATCAACTGCGAAGCTGTTTTGAACACTTGCGTTTCCGCAAACACGACTTGTCGCTGTTCCATCTG of the Rhodopirellula baltica SH 1 genome contains:
- a CDS encoding AAA family ATPase; the encoded protein is MSQSVVSNNSSASTVTEPSLSDDDVQAVDRLGRLTQQLRDELARVIVGQRETVDLLLVCLFARRHALLMGVPGLAKTLLVSKLAETMSLKFNRIQFTPDLMPMDITGTDILQDNGDGRREFQFAHGPVFANIVLADEINRAPPKTQAAMLEAMQEQRITVVGKGFDLPPPFMVLATQNPVEQEGTYPLPEAQLDRFMALIELDYPSEEEEIAIARTTTGGRLPELQHLMTAENIIANQDLVRRIPVPDHIYTEAAQLVRKTRPAGGTAPSWLLPLVSWGAGPRAVQDLILGAKSRAALEGSYMVRTEDVRAVAQPVLTHRLITTFAAQAEGMTARDIVARLLEEEG
- a CDS encoding DUF58 domain-containing protein → MSEQHTPREFLEPAVLAGLSGLPLFARRPMRGNVSGRHTSPMRGASVEFAEYRKYVPGDDLRRLDWRAHGRSDRYYVKEFEADTNLRLQLVLDTSGSMEYGSGELNKLQYARRIAAAIGYLAVQQGDAVGLSCVSNGITGHLPPRRNPAHLKTIFDALEETRGQGETHLADVLHELAETTRQAAMVIVISDFFVDPDQLRSCFEHLRFRKHDLSLFHLLDPMELNFEFSRPTRFLDMEGGTAIFAEPSEIADRYQDALRGYLDQLQQIVVSSGVDYHRVSIDQPYPEVLTNFLTRRAMAKGGR
- a CDS encoding endonuclease domain-containing protein, giving the protein MPIRQPPQLTQNTRELRTNQTKPESLVWTLLRNRRLNGHKFRRQFPIPPFIADFACVEKRLIVELDGDYHEQQEQQDMSRTARLNRDGWIVLRFCNADVLENTEAVGVAILRAMGEEWRGGE
- a CDS encoding DUF1559 domain-containing protein; translated protein: MIFIRRFAVMWDTPQSASRSFTTRTPCPSNWAIRCRTLKQFGLGRRRSIVVVMAMIVLLTISGGHNAIAQDQLIPLGGAKDLLAPSEAPSDIGGRYVHDDSIGFVSLSPSHWWDNDMFRLYPTEILRVQAKETIGIDPDDIRDVQATFGLSFETGQPLFSAVVQLAGKVDGKVLKEALDLDPRPIKVGEHTAVRVNGSVPMVLSRLESNAKFGDGEEGEIWYIGSPDWLIETAAAQAKVDESERGPLPIRLASLPKRDGISAVVEMKTIRPIVSGFAMNAATQLPHRLQPLGQIPGLTDAVLLHVDLKGEAVSLDLTLVGIDESAAEQIEGIMKDSLIEAQTLAMTSIQQNLEQSDMSPAMREAVQSYAARISAMVLQSVQPLRIERDVTIQTESELSVASTGVLVGLLLPAVQAGRQAARRMQSSNNVKQIMLAIHNHHAAYNQLPLSAIGDDEGNPLLSWRVKLLPFLDEMELYQQFHLDEPWDSEHNLQVAQQIPAVYESIGLQVQPGHTIYQAVVGEDIGMRPMQETKFRDFLDGLSNSILVLEADADEAVFWTQPTDITIDLNNPLNGLGHARTGGFHVGMGDGAVKFITENIDPQLFRKLLTRAGKEPVDIP